In one window of Bacteroidia bacterium DNA:
- a CDS encoding DUF4295 domain-containing protein, which produces MAKKTVATLKSGKGKDFTKVIKMVRSPKTGAYTFKEEIVHNDHIKDFLASK; this is translated from the coding sequence ATGGCAAAGAAAACAGTTGCAACATTAAAATCAGGTAAAGGAAAAGATTTTACGAAAGTGATTAAAATGGTAAGATCGCCTAAAACAGGTGCTTACACGTTCAAGGAAGAAATAGTTCACAACGATCACATCAAAGATTTCTTGGCGTCAAAATAA
- the rpmG gene encoding 50S ribosomal protein L33, with protein sequence MAKRGNRIQVILECTEHKESGKAGTSRYITTKNKKNTPDRIELKKYNPILKKMTVHKEIK encoded by the coding sequence ATGGCTAAAAGAGGCAATAGAATACAGGTAATTTTAGAATGTACTGAACACAAAGAAAGCGGTAAAGCTGGAACTTCGCGTTACATTACTACTAAAAATAAAAAAAACACTCCAGATAGAATTGAGCTGAAAAAGTACAATCCTATTTTGAAAAAAATGACCGTTCATAAAGAAATTAAATAA